The Streptomyces sp. NBC_00440 genome contains a region encoding:
- the whiA gene encoding DNA-binding protein WhiA — protein sequence MAMTAAVKDEVSRLPVTRTCCRKAEVSAILRFAGGLHLVSGRIVIEAELDTAMAARRLKRDILEIFGHNSELIVMAPGGLRRGSRYVVRVVAGGDQLARQTGLVDGRGRPIRGLPPQVVSGATCDAEAAWRGAFLAHGSLTEPGRSSSLEVTCPGPEAALALVGAARRLQIASKAREVRGVDRVVVRDGDAIGALLTRLGAHESVLAWEERRMRREVRATANRLANFDDANLRRSARAAVAAGARVGRALEILADEVPEHLAAAGRLRMEHKQASLEELGALADPPLTKDAVAGRIRRLLAMADKRAQDLGIPGTESTLSEEMDDSLVG from the coding sequence ATGGCGATGACGGCAGCGGTGAAGGACGAAGTCTCCCGGCTCCCCGTCACCCGGACCTGCTGCAGGAAGGCGGAGGTTTCGGCGATTCTTCGGTTCGCCGGCGGGCTGCACCTGGTGAGCGGGCGGATTGTGATCGAGGCGGAGCTGGACACCGCCATGGCGGCGCGCAGGCTCAAGCGGGACATCCTGGAGATCTTCGGGCACAACTCCGAACTGATCGTGATGGCCCCCGGCGGGCTGCGCAGAGGCAGCCGCTACGTCGTACGGGTCGTGGCGGGCGGCGATCAGCTGGCACGCCAGACCGGCCTGGTGGACGGCCGCGGCCGCCCCATCCGCGGTCTGCCCCCGCAGGTGGTCTCGGGGGCCACCTGTGACGCCGAGGCGGCCTGGCGCGGCGCCTTCCTGGCACACGGCTCGCTCACCGAGCCCGGCCGCTCCTCCTCCCTGGAGGTGACCTGCCCCGGGCCCGAGGCCGCGCTGGCCCTGGTGGGCGCGGCGCGCAGGCTGCAGATCGCGTCCAAGGCCCGTGAGGTCCGCGGTGTGGACCGGGTCGTCGTCCGGGACGGGGACGCCATCGGCGCCCTGCTCACCCGGCTCGGCGCGCACGAGTCCGTCCTGGCGTGGGAGGAGCGGCGGATGCGCCGCGAGGTCCGCGCCACCGCCAACCGCCTCGCCAACTTCGACGACGCCAACCTCCGCCGCTCGGCACGGGCCGCGGTCGCCGCCGGGGCCAGGGTGGGCCGTGCGCTGGAGATCCTCGCCGACGAGGTGCCCGAGCACCTCGCGGCGGCCGGCCGGCTGCGGATGGAGCACAAGCAGGCGTCGCTGGAGGAACTGGGCGCGCTCGCCGACCCGCCGCTCACCAAGGACGCCGTCGCGGGCCGGATCCGCCGGCTGCTCGCCATGGCCGACAAGCGGGCACAGGATCTGGGCATTCCCGGTACGGAGTCCACGCTGTCGGAGGAGATGGACGACAGCCTCGTCGGCTGA